A portion of the Saccharomyces paradoxus chromosome XV, complete sequence genome contains these proteins:
- the TUM1 gene encoding thiosulfate sulfurtransferase (Rhodanese domain sulfur transferase~similar to YOR251C) yields the protein MLLFKLISPEAFVKLVASEKARRVIPVDATWYLPSWKLNNKEDFLTKPRIPNSIFFDIDAISDKESPYPHMFPTKQVFDDAMSNLGVQKDDILVVYDRVGNFSSPRCAWTLGVMGHPKVYLLNNFKKYEELKYPLDSSEVEAFSPYPKSHYESSKSFQDKEVVDYKEMFQLVKSGELANKFNAFDARTLGRFEGTEPEPRSDIPSGHIPGTQPLPYGYLLDPETKTYPEDGEAMRSTVEKALKDLHCTLDPRKPTICSCGTGVSGVIIKTALELAGVSNVRLYDGSWTEWALKSGPEWIAENRN from the coding sequence atgttattattcaaaCTTATTTCTCCAGAAGCATTTGTTAAGTTAGTGGCGAGCGAAAAGGCTCGTAGGGTCATTCCAGTCGACGCAACATGGTACCTGCCCAGCTGGAAGCTCAATAACAAAGAGGATTTCTTGACCAAACCTCGTATTCCaaattccattttctttgatattgatgCTATCAGTGACAAAGAATCGCCCTATCCACACATGTTCCCTACAAAGCAGGTTTTCGATGATGCAATGAGTAATTTAGGAGTTCAAAAAGATGATATTCTAGTGGTATACGATCGTGTTGGTAACTTTAGTTCCCCAAGATGCGCTTGGACATTGGGAGTAATGGGACATCCTAAGGTGTACTTGCTaaataatttcaaaaagtacGAAGAACTCAAGTACCCTCTAGATTCTTCTGAGGTCGAAGCGTTTTCGCCCTACCCAAAGAGTCATTATGAATCCTCAAAGAGTTTCCAAGATAAGGAAGTTGTAGACTATAAAGAAATGTTCCAATTAGTCAAGAGCGGGGAACTGGCTAACAAATTCAATGCTTTTGATGCGAGAACTCTGGGTAGATTCGAAGGAACAGAACCAGAACCACGTTCAGACATCCCATCGGGGCATATTCCAGGCACCCAACCATTACCATATGGATATTTGCTTGATCCGGAGACCAAAACGTATCCAGAAGATGGGGAGGCGATGCGTTCCACCGTGGAAAAAGCCTTGAAGGACTTACATTGCACTTTGGATCCAAGAAAACCAACCATCTGCTCCTGTGGAACTGGTGTTTCAGGGGTCATTATCAAGACAGCATTGGAGCTAGCCGGAGTTTCCAACGTTAGATTATATGATGGATCTTGGACTGAGTGGGCCTTGAAATCTGGTCCCGAGTGGATTGCTGAAAATAGAAATTAA
- the TMA16 gene encoding Tma16p (similar to YOR252W), with amino-acid sequence MPVTKSLSKLQKNFSKKGKNITVHPKGRKYEKLVRATMREDKIAAKKKLHQDKRVHELARVKFMQDVVNSDTFKEQPIFDHAHTREFIQSFIERDDVELDELKRKRRSNRPPSNRQVLLQQRREQELKEFKAGFLCPDLSDAKNMEFLRNWNGTFGLLNTLRLIRINDKGEQVVGGNE; translated from the coding sequence ATGCCGGTTACTAAATCTTTATCTAAGTTGCAAAAGAACTTTTCTAAGAAGGGGAAGAATATTACGGTTCATCCGAAGGGtagaaaatatgaaaagcTGGTCAGGGCCACCATGCGTGAAGATAAAATCgctgccaaaaaaaagcttcATCAAGACAAAAGAGTCCATGAACTGGCTCGAGTGAAATTTATGCAAGATGTGGTTAACTCTGATACATTCAAAGAGCAACCAATATTTGATCACGCCCACACAAGAGAATTTATTCAAAGTTTCATTGAAAGAGATGATGTGGAATTAGACgaattaaaaagaaaaagaaggtcAAACAGACCACCAAGCAATAGACAGGTGCTACTGCAACAAAGGAGGGAACAAGAgttaaaagaatttaaGGCGGGGTTTCTCTGTCCAGATTTGAGTGATGCGAAAAATATGGAATTTCTCAGAAACTGGAATGGTACTTTTGGCCTTTTGAATACTTTAAGATTGATTAGAATTAATGATAAGGGTGAACAAGTTGTGGGAGGAAACGAATAA
- the NAT5 gene encoding peptide alpha-N-acetyltransferase subunit NAT5 (Subunit of protein N-terminal acetyltransferase NatA~similar to YOR253W), with amino-acid sequence MGRDICTLDNVYANNLGMLSKLAHVTVPNLYQDAFFSALFAEDTLVAKNKKPSSKKDVRFTQLAYYSEIPVGGLVAKLVPKKQNELSLKGIQIEFLGVLPNYRNKSIGSKLLKFAEDKCSECHQHNVFVYLPAIDDLAKQWFIAHGFEQVGETVNNVIKDVNGSEQDAVLLKKHIS; translated from the coding sequence ATGGGCCGTGATATATGCACATTAGACAATGTTTACGCTAACAATCTGGGCATGTTAAGCAAACTAGCTCATGTGACAGTACCAAATTTATATCAAGATGCATTTTTCAGTGCATTATTCGCAGAGGATACCTTAgttgcaaaaaataaaaagccATCTTCAAAGAAGGATGTACGTTTCACACAGCTGGCTTATTACAGCGAAATACCAGTGGGTGGCCTGGTTGCTAAATTAGTTCCAAAGAAACAGAATGAACTATCTCTAAAGGGCATTCAAATCGAGTTTTTGGGTGTGTTGCCTAATTATAGGAACAAGTCAATTGgttcaaaattattaaagTTTGCAGAGGACAAATGCTCCGAATGTCATCAGCATAACGTGTTTGTCTATTTGCCTGCAATAGATGATCTTGCCAAGCAATGGTTTATAGCTCATGGCTTCGAACAAGTCGGCGAAACTGTTAACAATGTCATAAAGGATGTAAATGGTAGCGAACAAGATGCcgttttattgaaaaagcacATTTCTTAA
- the SEC63 gene encoding protein-transporting protein SEC63 (Essential subunit of Sec63 complex~similar to YOR254C), with amino-acid sequence MPTNYEYDEASETWPSFILTGILMVVGPMTLFQIYQIFFGSNTEDVNPGSNKGFNEEVFKKLNEEYTSDEIKQFRRKFDKNSSKKSKIWSKRNIIIIVGWILVAILLQRINSNDAIKDAATKLFDPYEILGISTSASDRDIKSAYRKLSVKFHPDKLAKGLSPDEKSVMEETYVQITKAYESLTDELVRQNYLKYGHPDGPQSTSHGIALPRFLVDGSASPLLVICYVALLGLILPYFVSRWWARTQSYTKKGIHNVTASNFVSNLVNYKPSEIVTTDLILHWLSFAHEFKQFFPDLQPADFEKLLQDHINRRDSGKLNNAKFRIVAKCHSLLHGLLDIACGFRNLDIALGAINTFKCIVQAVPLIPNCQILQLPNVDKEHFITENKDIHTLGKLFTLEDAKIGEVLGIKDQAKLNETLRVASHIPNLKIIKADFLVPGEDQVTPLSTPYISLKVLVRSAKQPLLPTRLIPEDKLIEPQDFESQRDPFAMMGKQPLVPYSFAPFFPTKRRGSWCCLVSSQKDGKILQTPIIIEKLSYKNLNDDKDFFDKRIKLDLTKHEKFDINDWEIGTIKIPLGQPAPETVGDFFFRVIVKSTDYFTTDLDITMNMKVRDLPVVEKVEVYSEEDDEYSTDDDETESDDESDASDYTDIDTDTEAEDDESPE; translated from the coding sequence ATGCCCACAAACTACGAGTATGATGAGGCTAGTGAGACATGGCCGTCCTTCATTTTAACCGGGATCTTGATGGTCGTCGGGCCCATGACactatttcaaatataccaaattttctttgggTCCAATACTGAAGATGTGAATCCAGGGAGTAATAAGGGGTTTAATGAGGAAGTTTTCAAGAAGTTGAATGAAGAATACACTAGCGATGAAATCAAACAATTCAGAAGAAAGTTTGATAAGAATAGTAGTAAGAAGTCCAAAATATGGAGCAAGAGAAATATTATAATTATTGTGGGATGGATCTTAGTGGCAATTCTTCTGCAAAGGATCAATAGCAATGATGCGATTAAAGATGCAGCCACAAAATTATTTGACCCTTATGAAATTCTTGGTATCTCTACCAGTGCTTCCGATAGAGATATAAAGTCTGCTTATAGAAAACTTTCTGTTAAATTCCATCCAGATAAATTAGCCAAGGGCCTATCGCCTGATGAAAAAAGCGTGATGGAAGAAACTTATGTTCAAATTACGAAGGCTTACGAATCTCTTACTGATGAATTGGTTAGACAAAACTATTTGAAATATGGTCATCCAGATGGTCCACAATCTACTTCACATGGTATTGCTCTACCAAGATTCTTGGTGGATGGAAGTGCATCTCCACTATTAGTAATTTGTTATGTTGCGCTATTAGGTTTAATCTTACCATATTTTGTTAGTAGATGGTGGGCAAGAACGCAATCGTATACTAAGAAGGGAATTCATAATGTGACGGCCTCTAATTTCGTTAGCAACTTAGTCAACTATAAGCCATCGGAGATTGTCACTACAGACTTGATCTTGCACTGGTTATCGTTTGCTCATGAATTCAAACAGTTCTTCCCTGATTTACAGCCAgcagattttgaaaaacttttaCAAGATCATATCAACCGTAGAGATAGTGGTAAACTTAACAATGCCAAGTTTAGAATAGTGGCTAAATGTCACTCTTTGCTACATGGTTTGTTAGACATTGCTTGTGGATTTAGAAATTTGGATATTGCATTAGGTGCAATCAATACCTTCAAATGTATTGTTCAGGCTGTACCATTAATACCAAACTGTCAAATCCTTCAGTTGCCTAACGTAGATAAAGAACATTTCATAACTGAAAACAAAGATATTCATACATTGGGTAAATTGTTTACTTTGGAAGATGCCAAAATTGGTGAGGTTCTTGGCATAAAGGATCAAGCAAAGTTAAATGAAACTTTGAGAGTTGCATCGCATATTCCGAACCTAAAGATCATAAAGGCAGACTTCCTTGTCCCAGGTGAAGATCAAGTAACACCGTTATCTACCccatatatttctttgaaagtattAGTTCGTTCTGCTAAGCAGCCATTGCTACCAACTCGCTTGATCCCTGAAGATAAATTAATAGAGCCCCAGGATTTTGAATCCCAAAGAGATCCATTTGCTATGATGGGCAAGCAGCCATTGGTTCCATATTCATTTGCGCCATTTTTCCCTACAAAGAGACGTGGGAGTTGGTGCTGTCTGGTGAGTTCTCAAAAAGATGGTAAAATACTTCAGACACCAattatcattgaaaaactatCTTACAAGAACTTAAACGATGacaaagatttttttgacaAGAGGATAAAACTAGATTTGACCAAACATGAGAAGTTTGATATAAATGATTGGGAAATCGGAACCATCAAAATTCCATTAGGTCAGCCTGCACCTGAGACTGTTggtgatttcttctttagagTAATCGTTAAATCTACAGATTATTTCACCACAGATCTGGATATTACTATGAATATGAAGGTCCGTGATTTGCCTGTAGTGGAAAAAGTGGAAGTTTATTCTGAGGAAGACGATGAGTATTCTACTGATGACGACGAAACTGAAAGTGATGACGAAAGTGATGCTAGCGATTATACTGATATTGATACAGATACAGAGGCTGAAGACGATGAATCACCCgaatag
- the OSW1 gene encoding Osw1p (Protein involved in sporulation~similar to YOR255W), whose translation MRAPPSPRKSRSGHFLYLYFRLRQFFSCQRLKRRWHVHKLHIHQYNTRWNLSPLSETRIEDMINEPSSLCPGSSKKKPLLIARFSKGCQESPRVYVLQRNSLSRLKLSKRKYALRFYHNEFFGKDLKRKDGSIYGIQHQQCAETVRKIKKVTGKHADVKIIFHDKNTIRSDKLGIRNNRKWTRTGALEEEEEDSSSVYIRFCDDHSLRVKDYHSLHKHSKKTFSQKQSNLVVGKSELLEKLFEEEPLRQNKGVGKKPGTIKIQEFQNYPIVSFSRVI comes from the coding sequence ATGAGGGCACCACCGTCGCCTAGAAAATCCAGATCTGgtcattttctttacctGTATTTTCGACTGCGTCAATTTTTTAGCTGCCAGAGATTGAAGAGAAGGTGGCATGTCCACAAACTTCACATTCACCAATACAATACTCGCTGGAATTTGAGTCCCCTTTCCGAAACACGCATTGAAGATATGATAAATGAACCCTCCAGCTTGTGTCCAGGGAGTTCCAAAAAGAAGCCACTGTTGATAGCAAGGTTTTCAAAGGGTTGCCAAGAATCACCAAGGGTATACGTACTGCAAAGGAATAGCTTGTCTCGTTTAAAATtaagcaaaagaaaatatgcCCTAAGGTTCTACCacaatgaatttttcgGTAAGGATTTAAAGAGAAAGGATGGAAGTATCTACGGAATTCAACACCAACAGTGCGCAGAAACCGTtagaaaaatcaagaaagtCACAGGAAAACATGCTGAcgtaaaaataatattccaCGATAAGAATACTATAAGAAGTGACAAGCTAGGGATTAGGAATAATAGGAAGTGGACTAGGACCGGCGctcttgaagaagaagaagaagattcttcttcagtaTATATCAGATTTTGTGATGATCATTCCCTGAGGGTCAAAGATTATCACTCCTTGCACAAGCATTctaaaaaaactttttcacaGAAACAAAGTAACCTTGTAGTTGGAAAATCTGAGTTGCTTgagaaactttttgaagagGAACCGTTGCGGCAGAACAAGGGCGTAGGGAAAAAACCTGGTACGATTAAGATACAAGAATTCCAAAATTATCCTATCGTTTCCTTTTCTCGTGTCATTTGA
- the TRE2 gene encoding putative zinc metalloprotease (Transferrin receptor-like protein~similar to YOR256C): MRGSYQPVPSTNLEHENTIPTASSSHTLLMNQHFDDSLPDSNNNSIDTSTTPPTEPPSYEFDIEDPRNDIHKRTHLQRVSIGFQEKILEPLMENIIHPFFQISKFIQDKADYYLSKIGNPFILRRFFYIILMSFVAYYVLSSGYLLNEKASGSKGMFSQHDILFEYAKKSVDLAKFERDLEYISSMPHGSGTKGDSAITRYIQDSFDNNGLKLVREMGYLVYSNYPGNVSISYYDNENEKHDLKLSTENFNPLSSNGKLSKVSLIYAGKGTTNDLQNLKDSKTIEDGKDYVLLLQYDKLVSQQVLLAEKFGAKAVIFISEPYGENIDVVQSKPVGLPQYSTGDASTLNRFGSVVEEKDLEFWRLAHIPTIPISRRQGQELLSRLSSGGITVDGGNNDHIHSGKMGDVLVDLDLQTNVREKHFVPNVVGKIEGREQSDKAIIIAASRNSINFGTTYPNFGTAALLSIVQLFQEVKYKFGWKPLRNIYFISFGGSEFNYAGSSELVEQRLTPLKDEIYSLIDISQLGIPPSEKYENGKTGGKLSIETHPLLKKFFRNRNAHLNFDISVDNVHHYGDWTPFLANGIPVSVISSDSTRNRITPSETSEDKFELVEKMLESEQNQQTVKNLLLYLLHISMELIDDPLLHFDIINYVEDIDERLQRLEQAYPEKLNFTSVIKGLLFWKKIGNEWTSWTQGWENIVWSHGDGIEPSLLSINRWTWNKKLTNIGRRTCSPAGIPNRSFYKNILFGPTLIQEDRSKNGEDVDFWTFPGVMDAIYDDDWKRAQEQIDLIGKVLHQSAALFVEETNDIGYK, encoded by the coding sequence ATGAGGGGCAGTTATCAACCAGTGCCAAGTACAAACCTTGAACATGAAAATACTATACCCACTGCATCTTCGTCGCATACCCTGTTAATGAATCAACATTTTGATGATTCTCTTCCTGATTCTAACAATAATAGCATAGACACTAGTACTACGCCTCCAACTGAACCACCTTCTTATGAATTTGATATAGAGGACCCACGCAATGATATTCACAAAAGAACACATCTACAGAGGGTTTCTATTGGATTCCAGGAAAAGATCCTGGAACCTttaatggaaaatattattcatCCGTTCTTCCAAATATCAAAGTTCATCCAAGACAAAGCAGACTATTACTTAAGTAAAATCGGAAATCCCTTCATACTTCGAAGATTCTTTTACATCATTTTGATGTCATTTGTTGCATATTATGTCTTGTCAAGTGGCTATTTGCTCAACGAAAAGGCATCGGGATCTAAAGGGATGTTTTCTCAACACGATATACTTTTCGAATATGCCAAGAAATCCGTGGATTTGGCTAAGTTTGAGAGAGATTTGGAATATATTAGTAGCATGCCCCATGGATCCGGAACGAAGGGTGATTCAGCAATTACTCGATACATTCAGGACTCTTTTGACAATAATGGGTTGAAATTAGTAAGGGAAATGGGATACCTGGTTTATTCTAATTATCCAGGCAATGTATCAATCTCATATTATGataacgaaaatgaaaagcaCGATTTAAAACTTTCCACGGAAAATTTTAATCCATTAAGCTCGAATGGGAAATTGTCCAAAGTAAGCTTAATTTACGCAGGCAAGGGTACAACAAACGatttacaaaatttaaaagattcaaaaacGATAGAAGATGGAAAAGACTATGTGCTTTTACTACAATATGATAAATTAGTAAGTCAGCAAGTACTACTTGCTGAGAAATTTGGAGCTAAAGCTGTGATCTTCATATCTGAACCATATGGTGAAAATATAGACGTTGTTCAATCTAAGCCTGTAGGATTGCCACAATATTCAACTGGTGATGCGTCAACACTAAATCGGTTTGGCTCTGTtgtagaagaaaaggacCTTGAATTTTGGCGTTTAGCTCATATTCCAACTATCCCGATCTCCAGGCGGCAAGGGCAAGAGCTACTATCGCGTTTATCTTCTGGCGGAATAACAGTTGATGGTGGCAATAACGATCATATTCATAGTGGGAAAATGGGTGACGTATTGGTCGATTTAGATTTGCAAACCAATGTCAGGGAAAAGCATTTCGTCCCTAATGTTGTTGGTAAAATTGAAGGGAGAGAACAATCCGACAAGGCCATAATAATTGCTGCATCAAGAAATTCCATTAATTTTGGAACCACCTATCCCAATTTTGGTACAGCTGCATTATTATCTATAGTACAATTATTTCAAGAGGTAAAATATAAGTTTGGTTGGAAACCATTGAGAAATATCTATTTTATCTCTTTTGGTGGTTCTGAGTTCAATTATGCTGGATCTTCTGAGCTCGTTGAGCAAAGGCTAACTCCATTGAAAGACGAAATTTATTCTTTGATTGATATTAGTCAGTTAGGCATACCCCCtagtgaaaaatatgaaaatggtaaaaCGGGGGGAAAATTGAGCATTGAGACTCATCCTTTATTAAAGAAGTTTTTCAGGAACAGAAATGCGCATTTAAACTTTGATATATCCGTAGATAACGTACACCACTATGGTGACTGGACCCCATTTCTAGCAAATGGCATTCCTGTGTCTGTAATATCTTCCGATTCTACGAGGAACCGTATCACCCCATCTGAAACTTCTGAGGATAAATTTGAACTTGTTGAAAAGATGCTGGAAAGCGAACAGAACCAACAAACTGTCAAGAATTTGCTTCTATATCTTTTGCATATTAGTATGGAATTGATTGATGATCCGTTACTTCATTTTGATATAATAAATTATGTTGAAGATATCGATGAACGATTACAAAGATTAGAGCAAGCATATCCTGAGAAACTAAATTTCACATCAGTAATTAAAGGcttattattttggaagaaaatcgGTAACGAATGGACGTCATGGACTCAAGGTTGGGAGAACATAGTATGGTCACATGGAGATGGTATAGAGCCCTCCTTACTTTCAATCAATAGATGGACGtggaataaaaaattgactAATATTGGTAGAAGAACATGCTCTCCGGCAGGTATACCTAATAGATCATTTTATAAGAACATTTTATTTGGACCAACGCTGATACAGGAAGATAGATCTAAGAATGGTGAGGATGTAGATTTTTGGACATTTCCAGGAGTAATGGATGCAATTTATGATGATGACTGGAAGAGGGCGCAAGAACAAATCGACCTCATTGGCAAGGTACTCCATCAGTCAGCTGCATTGTTTGTCGAGGAGACTAATGATATCGGGTACAAATAA
- the CDC31 gene encoding centrin (Calcium-binding component of the spindle pole body (SPB) half-bridge~similar to YOR257W), translated as MSKSRSSLQSGPLNSELLEEQKQEIYEAFSLFDMNNDGFLDYHELKVAMKALGFELPKREILDLIDEYDSEGRHLMKYDDFYIVMGEKILKRDPLDEIKRAFQLFDDDHTGKISIKNLRRVAKELGETLTDEELRAMIEEFDLDGDGEINENEFIAICTDS; from the coding sequence ATGAGTAAGAGCAGGTCGTCGCTACAGTCAGGCCCACTTAATAGCGAGCTATTGgaagaacaaaagcaaGAAATATATGAGGCGTTTTCATTGTTCGATATGAACAACGATGGATTCCTCGACTATCACGAATTGAAGGTAGCAATGAAGGCCTTAGGATTTGAACTACCCAAGAGGGAAATACTTGACTTAATAGATGAATATGATAGTGAAGGGCGGCATTTGATGAAGTACGACGATTTTTATATTGTAATGGGGGaaaagatattgaaaagagatCCCTTAGATGAAATAAAGAGAGCATTCCAATTATTCGATGATGATCATACTGGGAAGATAAGTATCAAAAACTTGAGGCGCGTCGCTAAAGAATTGGGGGAAACATTGACGGATGAAGAGCTGAGAGCGATGATCGAAGAGTTTGATTTGGATGGTGATGGCGAAATCAACGAAAACGAATTCATAGCTATTTGTACCGATAGTTAA
- the HNT3 gene encoding DNA 5'-adenosine monophosphate hydrolase (DNA 5' AMP hydrolase involved in DNA repair~similar to YOR258W) — protein sequence MSWRYALKSYVTSPETIDDGTVIYFDDKVSIIKDSFPKSECHLLILPRSMQLSRSHPTKVIDAKFKNEFEPYVDSAISHVFRHFQEKFRVKKSHDDEDLDLGGDILEDENKFVKKFVRVGIHSVPSMANLHIHVISKDFHSVRLKNKKHYNSFNTGFFISWDDLPMTGKKLGTDKDIETTYLKKHDLICCYCQENFSNKFSSLKKHLELEFNSYFQLK from the coding sequence ATGTCGTGGAGATATGCGTTAAAAAGTTATGTTACTAGTCCAGAAACAATAGATGATGGTACAGTTATATACTTTGATGACAAAGTGTCCATAATTAAGGACTCGTTTCCTAAATCAGAGTGCcatttattgatattgcCACGATCTATGCAGCTGAGCAGAAGTCATCCCACTAAAGTAATCGATGCAAAGTTCAAGAATGAATTTGAACCATACGTCGATTCTGCCATTAGTCACGTTTTCCGACACtttcaagaaaagtttCGAGTGAAGAAGAGTCATGATGACGAAGACCTCGACTTGGGCGGCGACAtattagaagatgaaaacaagtttgtgaaaaaatttgtacGGGTTGGGATACACAGTGTACCTTCAATGGCCAACTTGCATATACACGTAATATCCAAAGATTTCCATTCTGTAAGattgaagaacaaaaaacatTATAATTCATTTAATACtggatttttcattagTTGGGACGATTTACCAATGAccggaaaaaaattaggcACAGACAAGGACATTGAGACCACGTATCTGAAAAAACACGATTTAATTTGCTGCTACTGTCAGGAAAACTTTAGTAATAAATTTAGTTCACTGAAAAAACACTTAGAATTGGAATTCAATAGTTATTTTCAGCTCAAATAA
- the RPT4 gene encoding proteasome regulatory particle base subunit RPT4 (ATPase of the 19S regulatory particle of the 26S proteasome~similar to YOR259C), which produces MSEEQDPLLAGLGETPNDNRTQQSQGQQPEQPQETEGQREEEPSRLDPEQEAHNKALNQLKRKLLEHRRYDDQLKQRRQNIRDLEKLYDKTENDIKALQSIGQLIGEVMKELSEEKYIVKASSGPRYIVGVRNSVERSKLKKGVRVTLDITTLTIMRILPRETDPLVYNMTSFEQGEITFDGIGGLTEQIRELREVIELPLKNPEIFQRVGIKPPKGVLLYGPPGTGKTLLAKAVAATIGANFIFSPASGIVDKYIGESARIIREMFAYAKEHEPCIIFMDEVDAIGGRRFSEGTSADREIQRTLMELLTQMDGFDNLGQTKIIMATNRPDTLDPALLRPGRLDRKVEIPLPNEAGRLEIFKIHTAKVKKTGEFDFEAAVKMSDGFNGADIRNCATEAGFFAIRDDRDHINPDDLMKAVRKVAEVKKLEGTIEYQKL; this is translated from the coding sequence ATGAGTGAAGAACAGGATCCTTTATTAGCAGGATTGGGGGAAACACCCAACGACAACCGTACCCAACAGTCACAGGGACAGCAACCAGAGCAACCACAGGAAACGGAAGGACAACGTGAAGAGGAACCTTCTAGATTGGATCCCGAACAGGAGGCCCACAACAAGGCCCTGAaccaattgaaaagaaagctgCTAGAACACAGAAGGTATGATGATCAGTTGAAGCAGCGTCGTCAAAATATACGAGATCTAGAGAAGCTATATGACAAGACTGAAAATGACATAAAAGCTCTGCAAAGTATTGGTCAATTGATTGGGGAGGTTATGAAGGAATTATCTGAAGAGAAGTATATAGTCAAGGCCTCTTCAGGCCCACGTTATATTGTTGGAGTTAGGAATTCAGTAGAACGTTCTAAGTTAAAGAAAGGGGTGAGAGTCACCCTAGACATCACCACTCTGACTATAATGAGAATTTTGCCCAGAGAAACAGATCCATTGGTGTATAATATGACCAGTTTTGAACAAGGGGAAATCACCTTTGATGGTATTGGTGGTTTGACTGAGCAAATCAGAGAATTAAGGGAAGTTATAGAACTACCATTGAAAAACCCggaaattttccaaaggGTCGGTATTAAACCTCCAAAGGGTGTGCTACTATACGGACCCCCTGGTACTGGTAAAACTTTACTAGCAAAGGCAGTTGCTGCCACTATTGGTGCCAACTTCATCTTCTCTCCAGCGTCTGGTATTGTAGATAAATACATTGGTGAATCTGCCCGTATTATTAGAGAAATGTTCGCATATGCAAAGGAACATGAACCTTGTATTATCTTTATGGATGAGGTGGATGCTATTGGTGGTCGAAGATTTAGCGAAGGTACTTCAGCAGATCGTGAAATCCAGCGTACGTTGATGGAGTTATTGACCCAGATGGATGGTTTTGATAATCTTGGACAGACTAAAATCATCATGGCTACAAATAGACCAGATACTTTAGATCCTGCCTTATTAAGGCCCGGTAGGTTAGACAGAAAAGTTGAGATTCCATTGCCAAATGAAGCCGGCAGGttagaaattttcaaaatccaTACTGCAAAAGTCAAAAAAACAGGagaatttgattttgagGCTGCTGTAAAAATGAGTGATGGTTTCAATGGTGCTGATATTCGTAACTGTGCAACTGAAGCTGGGTTTTTTGCCATAAGAGATGACCGTGATCACATTAACCCTGACGATTTAATGAAAGCAGTCAGAAAAGTAGCTGAAGTTAAGAAATTGGAAGGCACTATAGAATACCAAAAATTATGA